Below is a genomic region from Deltaproteobacteria bacterium.
CGGGTGAGCTGCCAAATCAAATTCCCTCAATTTTGCCGGATGGATAGAGATTCCCCGGAGATCAGCCTCGTACGGGTCGTCCCTGATTGACATCATCAGGCGATTTTGTTATAGCTGCGCAAATTTCGTATGGATGTTTGTCTTCGCGGTTTGTTGCCGGGAGGTCCATATGCACAAGGAGCGTTTTTCAGGTGAGAAAAAGAATACTGAGCGGGATGAGGCCCACGGGGAAACTGCATCTGGGCAATTTGCAGGGTGCTCTGAAAAACTGGGTGGCACTTCAAAACGACGGTCACCACGACTGCTTTTATTTCATTGCAGACTGGCATGCCCTGACCAGTGATTACGGCAGTCCGGACCAGATTCGCGAGAACTCCCTGGACATGGTGATCAACTGGCTGAGCGTCGGCCTTGATCCGGAAAAAAGCACCCTGTTCGTTCAGTCGGCGATTAAGGAACACTCGGAATTGTATCTTTTGCTGGGAATGATGACCCCCCTGTCCTGGCTCCAACGCAATCCCACCTACAAGGAAATGAAAGAGGAACTGGCGGATAAGGACTTGGCCACTTACGGTTTTCTCGGCTACCCGGTTTTGCAGGCAGCGGATATCATCATCTATAAGGGGCAGGGGGTGCCGGTCGGTGTCGACCAGTTGCCCCATGTGGAGTTGACCCGGGAGATCGCCCGGCGGTTCAATTTTCTCTACGGAGAAGTCTTTCCGGTGCCGGATCCTTTGCTGACGGAAGTACCGAAACTTCTCGGTATCGACGGGCGCAAAATGAGCAAGTCCTACGGAAATTCAATTTACATCAGTGATGAAGGAGACGATTTGAGAAACAAGGTGTCGGCCATGTTTACGGATCCTCAGCGAATGCGTCGAAAGGATCCGGGCAATCCCGACGTCTGTAATGTGTACAGTTTCCATCGGATTTATTCGGAATACACGGAGGTGCAACAGATCGATCAAGACTGTCGTACAGCCGGGATCGGTTGTACGGACTGTAAGAAAAAACTGTATGAACGAATCCGTCTGGCCCTGCTGCCGATCCATGAACGACGGAATCATTATACGCAGCACCTGGATGACGTGTGGGATATCGTTGAAAAAGGAAATCAAAAAGCGTCTGTCGTCGCAAAGGCGACCATGGTCGAGGTGAGAGAGGCCATGAAGATCTGAGGCCATCATGGCCATGGTATCTTGGAGAAATATACGAGCCCCTTTAGGATTGATGGTCAGGTGCCTATGGATTATGAAATCAAACTCGACCAGTTTCAGGGGCCTCTGGATCTGCTGTTGTTTCTCATCCGAAAAAACAGGATCGATATTTGCGATATTCCAATCGCCCTCATTACGGAGCAGTATTTACAATATCTGGGGATCATCCGTTCCCTGAACCTTGACGAGGCTGGGGAATATTTGGTTCTGGCGGCCACTCTCCTCCAAATCAAGTCGCGGATGCTCTTGCCCGTTCCGGAAGGGGAGAAGGAGGAAGACGAAGGAGATCCCCGGCAGGAGCTTGTAAACAAGCTTTTGGAGTATCAGGTATTTAAAGAGGCGGCCTCGGCTTTGGAAACCCGGCCCGTTTTGGAACGGGACGTGTTCGAGCGCGGTTTTCACGAGGAGGATGCGCAAGGGGATCCTTCGGACGATGGGATCCTGATAGAAGCAGGCATATTTGATCTCCTGGAGGCTTTCCGGGAGGTGATCGAGGGTTCAGGCAAATCCGAATCGATGGAAATTGATTTGGAAAAAATATCTCTGGCCGACCGGATCAACGAGATCATGGACGTCCTGACAAAATGTCGGAGCCTCACGTTTGTCGAGTTTCTGGATTCCTCCGCCAGCAAGAGGCACATCATTTACACGTTTCTGGCCATTCTGGAATTAATAAAACTTCGGATGATCAAGGCGTTTCAGAATGAAACGTCCGGTGTTATCCGGATCTTTCTGGCCGTCGATGAGTGATGATATGAGCGCGAACCCCTTTTTGTGCATCGTCGGTGGAGTGGGATGATGGAAGGATTAAAGGCCGTCATCGAGGCGCTGATTTTTGCCTCGGACGTGCACATCAATCTTGACAGGCTGGCCGATGTACTGGAAGATGTGGACAGGAAGGACATTCGGGATTGTCTTCGCCGGCTGGTTCAGGAATATCAAGACGAAAGCAGGGGTTTCTGCATCGTTGAGGTTGCGGGGGGATACCACTTCCGGACGAAGCATGAGTGGTCTCCCTGGATCAAGAAGCTGAAAAAAGGAAAACCTGCATCGCTGACACCTGTTATGATGGAAACCCTTGCCGTCATTGCATACAGGCAGCCGGTCCTGAAAGCGGAAATCGACAAGATAAGGGGTGTTGATGCGGGGGGAGCGATCAGGAGGCTCCTCGAAAAAAAAATGGTCCGGATCGTCGGGCGGAAGGATGTTCCCGGAAAGCCGATCATTTACGGGACCACCCGACGTTTCCTGGAAGTTTTCAGCCTGAAGGATCTCTCCGAATTACCGACCCTTCGGGAACTGAAGGAATTGCAGGAATAAGACATGCAAGAACGTCTACAGAAAATTGTTTCACGATACGCCCAGGTTTCCCGACGGAAAGCGGAAGCCATGATTGCCGAAGGGCGGATCAGTTTGAATGGCGAGATCGTTTCCCGGATGGGTGTGAAGGCGGATCCGTTGAATGACACCATACGTCTCGACGGAAAACGCATTATTTCCGAGGGGACCCCGGTTTATATCCTCCTCCACAAGCCTTCCGGTTACGTGACCACACTCCGTGATCCGGAGAACCGTCCCGTCGTGACGGACCTGGTGAAAGGGGAGGGGGAGAGGCTTTTCCCTGTGGGACGCCTCGACTATGACTCCGAGGGCCTTCTTCTGATGACAAACGACGGAATGTTTGCCCAAAAAATTCAGCATCCGCGTTACGGTGTTCCCAAGCGTTACCGTGTCCGGGTGGAAGGTCACTTGACCGTTGAAGAGATAGGGCGGCTAAGGAAAGGCGTCCGCTTTGAAGACGGGTTTTTTCAGCCTCGTGATCTGCGCATTGAGAAGCGTAACGAAAGGAGCCTGTGGGTTTCTCTCACGATTTTCGAGGGGAAAAACCGGATGATTCGGAAAGGGTTTACTTCGCTCCGGCATGATGTGCAGAGGCTTGTACGGGTTGCCATTGGCGATGTGCAATTGGGAAGTCTGAGACGGGGCATGTATCGCCACCTGACGAAAAAAGAAATTGACTCCCTTTTATCCTTTTCCGGCCGCAGTGAAAAAATCGCATAATGAATGAAAAGAAATGCACACTTATCTGTGAAATTCGGAGAAATTTGTCTTGACTTTCAAGGCGAAAATCAATATAAGCCACCCAAAAAATAGCGTTATTTTCAGATGTTATTTAAAAGTCGGTTCCGGATAATGAAACGCGCTGTACTGAGGAGGAAGCATGAACAAATCCAGTTTGATTGAGGCGTTGAGCAGAAAGGAAAATCTGCCGGAGAAAAAAGCGAGTATTATTGTGAATCTGATTTTCAAAGGATTTACGGATGAACTGAAAAAAGGAGGTCGCATCGAAATTCGGGGATTCGGCAGTTTTGTCGTCCGGAACTATGGAGCCTATACCGGAAGGAATCCAAAAACGGGGAAAAATATCCAAGTTACACCCAAGAAACTGCCTTTTTTCAAAGTCGGTAAGGAATTGAAGGAAAGAGTCGATAGGGGGTGATCATTGCCCTTTCTTCCTTCTCCATAACAGCCAAGAAAAGGAGAGCCGCAAAAGGGCCTCCTTTTCTTGGCCTTCTATATGCAATAACGGCAATATATCGGAAGATGACCCCGTCAATTTTGCGGCCCGTTATTGTCAGCCAATCATCCCTTCCTCCCGGAAACTAAAAAACCTGTTTTCACCGACAATCAAATGGTCATGTACCAGAATATCCAATGCTTTGGCTGCCTCACGAATCGTATGGGTTAAACGGATATCCGCATCGGAGGGCTTTACTTGGCCGGAAGGATGATTGTGAACAAGGATGATTGCGGAAGCCTTGCGTTTCAAGGCGCTTTCCAGGACTTTTCGGGGATACACGATAGCCTGGTTAACGATTCCCTCTTCGATGACATCCATGTCTATCATGCGATTCTGGGCGTTCAGATAGATTACGCAGAAGCGTTCATCTTTGAGGCCTCCAAGGGCGGCGTTACAGAACTGGATCAACTCGGTCGTGCAGGAAATCTGGGTTTTCTCCCGGACTTTTTCTTTTAAATAACGGGTTCCCAGTTCACGAACCAACCTGATCAGAACGGCCGTATGGGATCCGATGCCCGGAACTTCCATAAGTTCTTCCCCGGGAGCGTCCATAATACCCTTCAGGGACGAAAAACGTAGTAATAGCGCTTTTGCCAGGGGCTTTACATCCTTACGGGGAATGGAATAAGATAAGAGCAATTCCAGAATTTCATAATCCTGCAATGTGCCTGGAGCCGTGGAGAGGTATTTTCCCTTAAGTCGTTGCCGGTGCCCATGATAGTGGGGTGACGGGGTTTTCATGTTATCGATTCCCCCCCGGAATGCAATGACATGCATATTTTAGCGGAACGGATGACGGCAAAATGTCATCGCCATCCGTTCCAAAACAAAACGATGCCGCCGGCTCCTCAATCGAGGCAGGAATTGACAAAGTCCCAATTGATCAATTTATCGACAAACGCCGAAAGATAGTCCCCTCGCCGGTTCTGATAATCAAGATAGTAAGCGTGTTCCCAGACATCCACCGTCAAAAGCGGCCTTTGGCCATGGGCGATTGGCGTATCGGCATTGCCCGTTTTAACGATCTTGAGGATGCCCCCTTCCTCCACAAGCCAGGCCCAGCCACTCCCGAACTGGCTGAGGGCCGCATTTTTAAATTCTTCGGCAAATTTGTCAAAGCTTCCCCATGTTGCATCAATTTTAGTGGCGATGGCCCCCGTCGGCTTACCTCCTCCCGCTGGGTTCATGCATTTCCAGTAGAAGGTGTGGTTCCACACCTGGGCGCAGTTGTTGAAAATGCCAATCTTTTCAGCGTTTCCTGCGGTATTACGGATGATGTCCTCCAGGGAAGCCGTTGCCATATCCGTATCGGCGAGGAGCCTGTTTGCATTATCAACGTATGTTTTATGGTGTTTCCCATAATGATATTCGATTGTGTTCTGGCTGATATAAGGCGCCAAGGCATCTTTTCCATAGGGTAAATCGGGGAGACTGATCACCATAATTGCATCCTCCTTTTGTTTTTTCCCAGTTTAGCAACAACTTAATTAAAAGCAAGGTCTAGTTGAATCGATCCTGTGATTTAGCAGGAGTGATATACGCCAATGCAGGGGCCCGTTTTGAGAGACCCATAGAGAGGGTATTCAGGGAAACTATCTTTTTGACGGTCCATGTATGCGGATACCGGAGATCTTGATGATTTTCAATAAGATGAGTACGAGAGTTCCGGTCATGACAATCGATGCGCCTGACGGCATTTCCCAGATATAGGAGATTTCCAGGCCGGACAGACATATACCGATTCCAATCAGCACGGAAAAAATCATGATTTTCCTGAAATTCGTTGACATTTCGGAAGCGATTGCCACAGGGATGGTAAGCAGGGCAATAACGAGAATAATGCCCACGACTTGAATCAGTATGACAATGGACAGGGCGATGAGAAACATGAGGCCCATTTTCAGCCTTCGTACCGGCAATCCCTTCGCAAGGGCATATTCCTCATCCAGGGCGATCGCTATAAAACCCTTATAAAAAATTGTCACCGCGGTAACAACGATCAAACAGAGACCTGAAACGATTTTCAAATCCGAATCCGTTACGGTCAGGATGTTGCCGAACAAGAAGCTCATCAAATCGGGGACAAACCCCGGGGTCATGGAGATGAAAAGAATTCCTGCGGCGACCCCTGCGGCCCAGAGGATTCCGATCAGGAGATCGTTTTTGTCGATTTTCATTCCCTCGTTGTAACCAATGAATAATGCCGCCAGGATGACGACCAGAGAGGCACCGTAAATGGGATTGAAACCAAGCCAGTAGGCCAGACCGAGACCCGCAAATGCCGTATGACTCAACCCTCCCGTAATGGAGGCAAGGCGTTTTGTCACAACGAAAGGGCCAATCATGCCGCAGACGATGCTGGCCAGGAGGCTTGCCCAGAGTGCGTTTTGAATGAAATCATATTGTAAAATATCCATCGTGATCTGAGACTTTCAATGCAGACGTAATAAGGTGTGTGGAATGCCATGCCCCAAAAGTTCGACGGGGCATCCATAAACCTTCTCCAGTGTATATCGGTCCAATTCGTTCTGGCTGTGGTAATAAAGCTCTCCGTTTACGCACGCGATATGCTTATATACCGACGCAAGGGGAGTTGGATCGTGTGTTATAACGACGATAGCCATTTCCCGGTTAATATTTTCAAGAAATTCGATCAGGCTGGTCTGAGAAGTGAAGTCGATCGATGTTGTGGGCTCGTCAAGAAACAGCACCTTGGGTTCGGAGACCAGCGCGCGCGCTATGAGCGCTCGCTGAACCTGTCCCCCCGAAAGTGTGTTCATTTCCTTGCGGCGCAACGCCCCAAGGTCCATTCGTTTCAATATGGCTTCCGTTGCCGAACGATCCTCCTTACGGTAGAAACGCAGATAATTATACCCGTGACATCGACCCGTCAGTACAAAATCAAAAACGGAAATAGGGAAGTTCTTGTTGAAGTTGGAAAACTGGGGGACATAGCCCAGCCGGGTCGCGACTGACGGATCGAACTGGATGGATCCCTCCCAGGGTTTCAAAATGCCCAGAATCAGTTTTATGAGGGTTGTTTTACCTCCGCCATTGGGACCGATGATCAGGATAAAATCTTCAGGGAAGATATCGAGACTCACCTTGCGCAGGACCGGGAGCTCATCGTAACCAAAGGACACGTCATGTATGCGAATAACCGGCTTATCATTCATGGTTTGAGAGCTACTTTCAGGATTGCCGAGAAATCATCGAGATTTTTCAGCCAATCCCGTTCAAGAGGATTGACTTTCACCACCTTCGCACCTATTTCCCGGGCAATGGCCGATGCACCTTTTTCATCAAATCCTTTCTGGATAAATATCGTTTTAATTCCTTTTTTTCGGGCGAGAGAAATCATTGCCCTGATGCGGGAAATATTCAAAGGCCTCCCCTCTTCCTCAATGGCCAGTTGTCGAATCCCATACTCTCTTGCGAAATAGCCCCATGCGGAATGGTAAACCATGAAGACATATCCGTTTTTTTTCATCAGTTTTTGTTTAATACGCCGATCCAGGGCATCGATATCCGTGAGAAAACTTCGGAGGTTTTCACGATAATAAGGGGTATTTGCCGGATCCGCTGATGAGAGGGCTCGATATATATTGGAAGCTGCGGCTTTGACGACAGCCGGTGAAAGC
It encodes:
- a CDS encoding segregation/condensation protein A, with protein sequence MDYEIKLDQFQGPLDLLLFLIRKNRIDICDIPIALITEQYLQYLGIIRSLNLDEAGEYLVLAATLLQIKSRMLLPVPEGEKEEDEGDPRQELVNKLLEYQVFKEAASALETRPVLERDVFERGFHEEDAQGDPSDDGILIEAGIFDLLEAFREVIEGSGKSESMEIDLEKISLADRINEIMDVLTKCRSLTFVEFLDSSASKRHIIYTFLAILELIKLRMIKAFQNETSGVIRIFLAVDE
- the radC gene encoding DNA repair protein RadC — its product is MKTPSPHYHGHRQRLKGKYLSTAPGTLQDYEILELLLSYSIPRKDVKPLAKALLLRFSSLKGIMDAPGEELMEVPGIGSHTAVLIRLVRELGTRYLKEKVREKTQISCTTELIQFCNAALGGLKDERFCVIYLNAQNRMIDMDVIEEGIVNQAIVYPRKVLESALKRKASAIILVHNHPSGQVKPSDADIRLTHTIREAAKALDILVHDHLIVGENRFFSFREEGMIG
- a CDS encoding zinc ABC transporter solute-binding protein, with the protein product MIKNFILVLMLIIIPIVPKSSMADDRIIVSVTILPQAYFVERIGGDRVDIRVMVPPGASPETFDPTPLQLLNLSRSELYFKIGSPNLEVEIRFQRFLQDHGKHISVVDMSTGVKTLKEDPHIWLSPAVVKAAASNIYRALSSADPANTPYYRENLRSFLTDIDALDRRIKQKLMKKNGYVFMVYHSAWGYFAREYGIRQLAIEEEGRPLNISRIRAMISLARKKGIKTIFIQKGFDEKGASAIAREIGAKVVKVNPLERDWLKNLDDFSAILKVALKP
- a CDS encoding rRNA pseudouridine synthase produces the protein MQERLQKIVSRYAQVSRRKAEAMIAEGRISLNGEIVSRMGVKADPLNDTIRLDGKRIISEGTPVYILLHKPSGYVTTLRDPENRPVVTDLVKGEGERLFPVGRLDYDSEGLLLMTNDGMFAQKIQHPRYGVPKRYRVRVEGHLTVEEIGRLRKGVRFEDGFFQPRDLRIEKRNERSLWVSLTIFEGKNRMIRKGFTSLRHDVQRLVRVAIGDVQLGSLRRGMYRHLTKKEIDSLLSFSGRSEKIA
- a CDS encoding integration host factor subunit beta; this encodes MNKSSLIEALSRKENLPEKKASIIVNLIFKGFTDELKKGGRIEIRGFGSFVVRNYGAYTGRNPKTGKNIQVTPKKLPFFKVGKELKERVDRG
- the scpB gene encoding SMC-Scp complex subunit ScpB, which codes for MEGLKAVIEALIFASDVHINLDRLADVLEDVDRKDIRDCLRRLVQEYQDESRGFCIVEVAGGYHFRTKHEWSPWIKKLKKGKPASLTPVMMETLAVIAYRQPVLKAEIDKIRGVDAGGAIRRLLEKKMVRIVGRKDVPGKPIIYGTTRRFLEVFSLKDLSELPTLRELKELQE
- a CDS encoding metal ABC transporter permease, giving the protein MDILQYDFIQNALWASLLASIVCGMIGPFVVTKRLASITGGLSHTAFAGLGLAYWLGFNPIYGASLVVILAALFIGYNEGMKIDKNDLLIGILWAAGVAAGILFISMTPGFVPDLMSFLFGNILTVTDSDLKIVSGLCLIVVTAVTIFYKGFIAIALDEEYALAKGLPVRRLKMGLMFLIALSIVILIQVVGIILVIALLTIPVAIASEMSTNFRKIMIFSVLIGIGICLSGLEISYIWEMPSGASIVMTGTLVLILLKIIKISGIRIHGPSKR
- the trpS gene encoding tryptophan--tRNA ligase, giving the protein MRPTGKLHLGNLQGALKNWVALQNDGHHDCFYFIADWHALTSDYGSPDQIRENSLDMVINWLSVGLDPEKSTLFVQSAIKEHSELYLLLGMMTPLSWLQRNPTYKEMKEELADKDLATYGFLGYPVLQAADIIIYKGQGVPVGVDQLPHVELTREIARRFNFLYGEVFPVPDPLLTEVPKLLGIDGRKMSKSYGNSIYISDEGDDLRNKVSAMFTDPQRMRRKDPGNPDVCNVYSFHRIYSEYTEVQQIDQDCRTAGIGCTDCKKKLYERIRLALLPIHERRNHYTQHLDDVWDIVEKGNQKASVVAKATMVEVREAMKI
- a CDS encoding ABC transporter ATP-binding protein; amino-acid sequence: MNDKPVIRIHDVSFGYDELPVLRKVSLDIFPEDFILIIGPNGGGKTTLIKLILGILKPWEGSIQFDPSVATRLGYVPQFSNFNKNFPISVFDFVLTGRCHGYNYLRFYRKEDRSATEAILKRMDLGALRRKEMNTLSGGQVQRALIARALVSEPKVLFLDEPTTSIDFTSQTSLIEFLENINREMAIVVITHDPTPLASVYKHIACVNGELYYHSQNELDRYTLEKVYGCPVELLGHGIPHTLLRLH
- a CDS encoding superoxide dismutase, whose amino-acid sequence is MVISLPDLPYGKDALAPYISQNTIEYHYGKHHKTYVDNANRLLADTDMATASLEDIIRNTAGNAEKIGIFNNCAQVWNHTFYWKCMNPAGGGKPTGAIATKIDATWGSFDKFAEEFKNAALSQFGSGWAWLVEEGGILKIVKTGNADTPIAHGQRPLLTVDVWEHAYYLDYQNRRGDYLSAFVDKLINWDFVNSCLD